AATAGAAAAGGTCAGGAAAAATTACGCAAAAGTAATCTCTGTTGTCGGAATAATGAAAGACAAGGATAAGGAAACAATGGTAAGGCATATATCTTCTTTCTCTGATTATATGATTTTCACAAGGCCGAAAATAAGCAGGGCTTCCATGCCCGAGGAATTAGCTTCTTACACAGCAGTCAAGAGAGAAATAGTCTATGATGTTAAGAAAGCACTTAAGAAAGCAAAGAGGTTAGCTTATCCGGATGATTTGATTGTAGTTACAGGCTCTGTCTATACAGTCGGCGAAGTTGGGTAAAGTTTAAATAATCCCTTTATATTATTGCTGAAATGGCTAAAAGATTCACTAAACTGCCCAAGCAGCTCATGTCGATAAAGCTGTTAAAGCTTATCTTAGATGATTTCTCTTTCTTCGGCTCAATCCCTTTCTATATCTTCGTAACTCTTAGCGCAGGATTCATGCATAATATACAGCTTTTTAAGCAGCTGGCTTACAGTTTTCTTATAGCATTCATCATAACTATGGTAGCCAAGAATGTGCATTACAGGGACAGGCCGCAGAAAGAGGAATTCACCATTTTCATGGAAAAGATGGTGGCAGGCTCTTTCCCCTCAACGCACAGCATGAACATAACCCTTCTTGCAGTATTCTTAAGCCTTTCCTATCCTTATGCATGGGTCACGGCAATGTTTGGCACATTCTCGCTCATGGTCTATGTCCAGAGGTACCTCACAAAAAAGCATTTTTTAACAGATATCGTAGGAGGGATTCTCATAGCTGTTGCTATAGCTGTTTTTGTTGTTAATGTGTTCTGAGGTTATTGTAATTATAAAAAATAATAGACCAGTTAATCAAAAACTATATAAACCATTTTCCTATCATTTTTTACATGGGGGATGTAGAAACTGAGACAATCAACATAAAGGGTATGTCGGATAAAGAGCTCTCCAGCTTCATGAAGCAAAGCTGTCTTGTAATGAAATTAGACGAGGCAAGAAAGCTCCCTTCCATTCTAAAAAGAAACCCCACTCTTACAGAGTTCCATATCTTCAATACAGAATGGAGCGAGCACACTTCCTATAAGTCTTCAAAAAGTATACTAAAGCAGCTTCCCACGCAGGGCAGAACAGTAATTCTCGGCCCGAAAGAAGACGCGGGAATTGCCTACTGGACAACCCATAAAGGGGAAAGATACGGCATCGTGATGAGCCATGAATCCCACAACCATCCTTCCCAGGTTGTGCCGTATGAAGGCGCAGCGACTGGCATAGGCGGAAATGTAAGAGACGTCTTATGCATGGGCGCCAGAGTTATAGCATGCGCCGATCCCTTAAGGTTCGGCAGCCCGAACGGAAAGAATAAGAACAAGGTAAAGTATATTGCAAACGGCGTAATTGACGGCATAGCAGGCTACGGCAATCCTCTCGGCGTCCCCATTATAGCAGGCGATGTCTATTTCAACGAATCCTTTGACGATAACTGCCTGGTGAATGTGCTCACCCTAGGCCTTGTAAAGGAAAAAGACATAATCCACAGCGCAGCCCCTAAGGCCGCTGTCGGGTATGACATAATAATTGTAGGCAAAGCGACCGACAATTCTGGTTTTGGGGGGGCAGCTTTCGCATCCCTGATTCTTGATGAAGAAGACAGGGAGTCAAACAGGGGAGCAGTCCAGGTTCCAGACCCTTTTCTGAAGAATGTCTTATTTAGGTCCACAGAAGAAGTCTTCAAAAAAGCAAGGCAAAAAGGCATCACCCTAGGCTTCAAGGACATGGGAGCAGGAGGCATAATGTGCGCAACCACAGAGCTGGTGGAAGCAGCAGGCTTCGGCGCAGAGATTGACATAAACAGGATAC
The window above is part of the Candidatus Woesearchaeota archaeon genome. Proteins encoded here:
- a CDS encoding phosphatase PAP2 family protein; translation: MAKRFTKLPKQLMSIKLLKLILDDFSFFGSIPFYIFVTLSAGFMHNIQLFKQLAYSFLIAFIITMVAKNVHYRDRPQKEEFTIFMEKMVAGSFPSTHSMNITLLAVFLSLSYPYAWVTAMFGTFSLMVYVQRYLTKKHFLTDIVGGILIAVAIAVFVVNVF